A stretch of Saccharothrix texasensis DNA encodes these proteins:
- a CDS encoding UPF0182 family protein: MATRPPVGLPRLSRRSRILLIVGAVVLVGLITGSRLLGTYVNWLWFGEVGFRSVYGTVLATRFGLFFAVGLLVGGLVAINLILAYRSRPVFVPVSGPDDPVARYRAVVSKRMKLFAIGLPVLVGLIAGTSAQGDWREVQLFFNATSFGVNDPEFGHDIGFYAFQLPFYTWVLGWLFVATAVAFVAAVVAHYLFGGIRLAGRGGQLSGPARTHLAIVAGVFILLKAVAYFFDRYMLLFSDRNDKFDGASYTDLNAVLPAKLILLFIAVFCAIAFFTGAVLRNLQLPAIATVLLVLSSILVGAAWPAVLEQFSVRPNAIEKEAEPIGRNIEATRQAFGLTADKVESKPYAGKQNVSLDELKNDQATVGNVRLLDPAVISKTFTQFQQLRPFYAFPEKLDVDRYTKDKQLQDYIVAVRELHTAGIPQGQRDWINQHLIYTHGNGMVFAEASKVNSPADEGGNGGYPVFEVAQVGQDGKVQPGPFGVEQPRTYFGELGSPADYAIVGGRGEGAPGEYDTDGSSYTYGGKGGVRIGGLFNKMVFAAAYGERNILFNSAIGDDSRIIFNRHPRDRVEAVAPWLTVDGDPYPAVVDGRITWIVDGYTTLDNYPYARRTALGDATNDSLPGVAQQPNREISYIRNSVKATVDAYDGTVTLYEMDTQDPVLKAWMGVFPGTVKANSEMSQSLKEHLRYPEDLFKVQREMLSEYHVDNPRDFYSGVSFWDVPSDPTIDNATTVEAQQQGVQQQRDRQPPFYVLAGDPTGDANKVSFQLTSALVRLNREFMASYVTVRSDPDNYGKMSVLTLNNEVKGPQQIQTTFLTNGEVSGELNLLAQRQTKVVYGNLLTLPVGGGLLYVEPIYIERASQNTQFPQLFKVLVSFGDKVGYAPTLAEAMEEVLSGSSSQVPQTDPNGQPPTSTPSTTPTAPNDGQGGTELQQAVRDIQAALARVKAAQSSGDFAELGNAYKALDDATKRFNTAAGAPTTTPTTTSASPPPTG; this comes from the coding sequence GTGGCCACACGGCCCCCGGTCGGACTGCCCAGGCTGTCCCGTCGCAGCCGGATTCTGCTCATCGTCGGTGCGGTGGTCCTGGTCGGTCTGATCACCGGCTCAAGGCTGCTCGGCACCTACGTCAACTGGCTCTGGTTCGGTGAGGTCGGCTTCCGCAGCGTCTACGGCACGGTGCTCGCGACCCGGTTCGGGTTGTTCTTCGCCGTGGGTCTGCTGGTCGGCGGTCTCGTCGCGATCAACCTGATCCTCGCCTACCGCTCCCGGCCGGTCTTCGTGCCGGTGTCCGGGCCCGACGACCCGGTGGCCCGCTACCGCGCGGTCGTCAGCAAGCGGATGAAGCTGTTCGCCATCGGCCTGCCGGTGCTGGTCGGCCTCATCGCCGGCACCTCGGCCCAGGGCGACTGGCGCGAAGTCCAGCTGTTCTTCAACGCCACGTCGTTCGGGGTGAACGACCCCGAGTTCGGCCACGACATCGGCTTCTACGCGTTCCAGCTGCCGTTCTACACGTGGGTGCTCGGGTGGCTGTTCGTCGCCACGGCGGTCGCGTTCGTGGCCGCGGTCGTGGCGCACTACCTGTTCGGCGGCATCCGGCTGGCGGGCCGCGGCGGTCAGCTCTCGGGGCCCGCCCGCACCCACCTGGCGATCGTCGCCGGCGTGTTCATCCTGCTCAAGGCGGTCGCGTACTTCTTCGACCGGTACATGCTGCTGTTCTCCGACCGCAACGACAAGTTCGACGGCGCGAGCTACACCGACCTCAACGCGGTGCTGCCCGCCAAGTTGATCCTGCTGTTCATCGCGGTGTTCTGCGCCATCGCCTTCTTCACCGGCGCGGTGCTGCGCAACCTGCAGCTGCCGGCGATCGCGACCGTGCTGCTGGTGCTGTCCTCGATCCTGGTCGGCGCCGCGTGGCCCGCCGTGCTGGAGCAGTTCTCGGTGCGGCCGAACGCCATCGAGAAGGAGGCCGAACCCATCGGCCGCAACATCGAGGCCACCCGGCAGGCCTTCGGGTTGACCGCGGACAAGGTGGAGAGCAAGCCGTACGCGGGCAAGCAGAACGTGTCGCTGGACGAGCTGAAGAACGACCAGGCGACGGTCGGCAACGTCCGGCTGCTCGACCCGGCGGTCATCTCCAAGACGTTCACCCAGTTCCAGCAGCTGCGGCCGTTCTACGCGTTCCCGGAGAAGCTGGACGTCGACCGGTACACAAAGGACAAGCAGCTCCAGGACTACATCGTCGCGGTCCGCGAGCTCCACACCGCCGGCATCCCGCAGGGTCAGCGCGACTGGATCAACCAGCACCTCATCTACACCCACGGCAACGGCATGGTGTTCGCCGAGGCCAGCAAGGTGAACTCGCCCGCCGACGAGGGCGGCAACGGCGGTTACCCGGTGTTCGAGGTGGCGCAGGTCGGCCAGGACGGCAAGGTCCAGCCCGGCCCGTTCGGCGTGGAGCAGCCGCGCACCTACTTCGGTGAGCTGGGCAGCCCGGCCGACTACGCCATCGTCGGCGGCCGCGGCGAGGGCGCTCCCGGCGAGTACGACACCGACGGCTCGTCCTACACCTACGGCGGCAAGGGCGGCGTCCGCATCGGCGGCCTGTTCAACAAGATGGTCTTCGCCGCCGCCTACGGCGAGCGGAACATCCTGTTCAACTCGGCCATCGGCGACGACTCGCGGATCATCTTCAACCGCCACCCGCGCGACCGGGTCGAGGCCGTAGCGCCGTGGCTGACCGTGGACGGCGACCCGTACCCGGCCGTGGTGGACGGCCGCATCACGTGGATCGTCGACGGCTACACCACGCTCGACAACTACCCGTACGCGCGCCGCACGGCGCTGGGCGACGCCACGAACGACTCGCTGCCGGGTGTCGCGCAGCAGCCCAACCGGGAGATCAGCTACATCCGCAACTCGGTCAAGGCCACTGTGGACGCCTACGACGGCACGGTGACCCTGTACGAGATGGACACGCAGGACCCGGTGCTGAAGGCGTGGATGGGTGTCTTCCCGGGCACGGTGAAGGCCAACAGCGAGATGTCGCAGTCGCTGAAGGAGCACCTGCGCTACCCGGAGGACCTGTTCAAGGTCCAGCGGGAGATGCTGTCGGAGTACCACGTGGACAACCCGCGTGACTTCTACTCCGGCGTCTCGTTCTGGGACGTGCCGTCCGACCCCACCATCGACAACGCCACCACCGTCGAGGCCCAGCAGCAGGGCGTGCAGCAGCAGCGGGACCGGCAGCCGCCGTTCTACGTGCTGGCGGGCGACCCGACCGGGGACGCGAACAAGGTGAGCTTCCAGCTGACCAGCGCGCTGGTGCGGTTGAACCGGGAGTTCATGGCGTCGTACGTGACGGTCAGATCCGACCCGGACAACTACGGCAAGATGAGCGTCCTGACGCTGAACAACGAGGTCAAGGGCCCGCAGCAGATCCAGACCACCTTCCTCACCAACGGCGAGGTCAGCGGTGAGCTGAACCTGCTCGCCCAGCGGCAGACGAAGGTCGTCTACGGCAACCTGCTGACCCTGCCGGTGGGCGGCGGCCTGCTCTACGTGGAGCCCATCTACATCGAGCGGGCCAGCCAGAACACCCAGTTCCCGCAGTTGTTCAAGGTCCTGGTGAGCTTCGGCGACAAGGTGGGCTACGCGCCGACCCTGGCCGAGGCGATGGAGGAGGTCCTGTCCGGCTCGTCGTCCCAGGTGCCGCAGACGGACCCGAACGGCCAGCCGCCGACCTCGACCCCGTCCACGACGCCCACGGCGCCCAACGACGGGCAGGGCGGCACGGAGCTGCAGCAGGCCGTGCGGGACATCCAGGCGGCGCTCGCGCGGGTGAAGGCGGCGCAGTCCAGCGGTGACTTCGCCGAGCTCGGCAACGCCTACAAGGCGCTGGACGACGCCACGAAGAGGTTCAACACGGCCGCCGGGGCTCCGACCACGACGCCGACGACGACTTCGGCGTCACCGCCACCGACCGGCTGA
- a CDS encoding zinc-dependent metalloprotease, protein MSDLPFGFSPQDPDDRDRKPGDQGENPFDFNQLGAMLSQLGAMFSNSGTSAGPVNYDLAKQIALQQLAGKGGTGFGPDQSGPVADAVHLAEMWLDPVTSLPAGARTSQSWSARDWVERTLPTWQRLCDPVAQRVSGAWVDAMPAEAKEAAGPLLSMLGQMGGMAFGSQLGGALAQLGAEVLTSTDVGLPLGPEGTAALLPDNIEKFTEGLERPTSEVLVFLAAREAAHQRLFSHVPWLRQRLLDTVEEFARGITVDTSALEQLAGQIDPANPASIEEAMKSGMLEPQTTPEQKAALTRLETLLALVEGWVDVVVNEAVGERLPGADALRETLRRRRASGGPAEQTFATLVGLELRPRRHRSAAALWKLLTDQHGIEQRDSVWEHPDLVPTAEDLDDPMEFAERFGQTRKALEDPMAELERTLRDADGSGEGGGKGGEPKKDEE, encoded by the coding sequence ATGAGTGACCTGCCCTTCGGGTTCAGCCCGCAGGACCCCGACGACCGCGACCGCAAACCCGGGGACCAAGGGGAGAACCCCTTCGACTTCAACCAGCTCGGCGCGATGCTGAGCCAGCTCGGTGCGATGTTCAGCAACTCGGGCACGTCGGCCGGGCCGGTCAACTACGACCTCGCGAAGCAGATCGCGCTGCAGCAGCTCGCCGGCAAGGGCGGCACCGGGTTCGGCCCGGACCAGAGCGGCCCGGTGGCCGACGCCGTGCACCTGGCGGAGATGTGGCTCGACCCGGTGACGTCGCTGCCCGCGGGCGCCCGCACGTCCCAGAGCTGGAGCGCGCGCGACTGGGTGGAGCGCACGTTGCCGACGTGGCAGCGGCTGTGCGACCCGGTGGCCCAGCGCGTGTCCGGCGCCTGGGTCGACGCGATGCCCGCCGAGGCCAAGGAGGCCGCCGGACCGCTGCTGTCGATGCTCGGCCAGATGGGCGGCATGGCGTTCGGCTCGCAGCTGGGCGGCGCGTTGGCGCAGCTCGGCGCGGAGGTGCTGACGTCGACCGACGTGGGACTGCCCCTCGGGCCCGAGGGCACGGCGGCGTTGCTGCCCGACAACATCGAGAAGTTCACCGAGGGCCTGGAGCGGCCGACCAGCGAGGTGCTGGTGTTCCTGGCCGCGCGCGAGGCGGCTCACCAGCGGCTGTTCAGCCACGTGCCGTGGCTGCGGCAGCGGCTGCTGGACACGGTGGAGGAGTTCGCCCGCGGCATCACCGTCGACACCTCGGCGCTGGAGCAGCTGGCCGGCCAGATCGACCCGGCCAACCCGGCGAGCATCGAAGAGGCGATGAAGTCGGGGATGCTCGAACCCCAGACCACGCCCGAGCAGAAGGCCGCGCTGACCCGCCTGGAGACGTTGCTGGCCCTGGTCGAGGGCTGGGTCGACGTGGTGGTGAACGAGGCGGTCGGCGAGCGGCTGCCCGGCGCCGACGCGCTGCGGGAGACGCTGCGCAGGCGGCGTGCGTCCGGCGGGCCGGCGGAGCAGACGTTCGCCACGCTGGTCGGCCTGGAGCTGCGGCCCCGGCGCCACCGCTCCGCGGCGGCGCTGTGGAAGCTGCTCACCGACCAGCACGGCATCGAGCAGCGCGACAGCGTCTGGGAGCACCCCGACCTGGTGCCCACGGCGGAGGACCTGGACGACCCGATGGAGTTCGCCGAGCGGTTCGGCCAGACGCGCAAGGCGCTGGAGGACCCGATGGCGGAGCTGGAGCGCACGCTGCGTGACGCGGACGGGTCCGGCGAGGGCGGCGGCAAGGGCGGCGAGCCGAAGAAGGACGAGGAGTAA
- a CDS encoding PadR family transcriptional regulator codes for MSDLNATAAALLGLLHDGPKTGGQLVAEAGERFGAFFSVTRSQVYRELPALADAGLLRLGKQGPRSSQQYVLTAAGKKAFKNWLLSEPGPDHLRSPLILRLVHAGSLTAKQRQGLVDSARASYGAHQEAQKIAAKTAEDAYAKAVAEFGLAHAKAVLKLLDAIPTA; via the coding sequence GTGTCGGACCTGAATGCGACGGCGGCCGCCCTGCTCGGGCTGCTGCACGACGGACCCAAGACCGGTGGCCAGCTCGTGGCTGAGGCCGGAGAGCGCTTCGGCGCGTTCTTCAGCGTCACCCGCAGCCAGGTCTACCGCGAGCTGCCCGCGTTGGCGGACGCGGGCCTGCTTCGCCTCGGCAAGCAGGGCCCGCGCTCCAGTCAGCAGTACGTGCTGACCGCGGCGGGCAAGAAGGCGTTCAAGAACTGGCTGCTCTCCGAGCCGGGACCGGACCACCTGCGCAGCCCGCTGATCCTGCGGCTGGTGCACGCGGGCTCCCTGACCGCAAAACAGCGGCAAGGGCTCGTGGACTCCGCCCGCGCGAGCTACGGCGCCCACCAGGAGGCCCAGAAGATCGCCGCCAAGACCGCGGAGGACGCCTACGCCAAGGCGGTCGCCGAGTTCGGCCTGGCGCACGCCAAGGCGGTGCTCAAGCTGCTCGACGCCATCCCGACGGCCTGA
- a CDS encoding M48 family metallopeptidase produces the protein MPEPQVEVRRSARRRRMVSAYREGDTVVVLLPARMSKSEEKHWVAEMLSRLQRSETRRRSPTRTSDAALLARCEELAEKYLDGLQPSSVRWVPPMRTRWASCTPSEGTIRISERLRDVPAWVLDYVLVHELAHLEVPGHGKDFWLLVHRYPKAERAIGYLEGLSAAAGLGITEED, from the coding sequence ATGCCCGAACCGCAGGTGGAGGTGCGGCGCAGCGCCCGGCGCCGTCGCATGGTGAGCGCGTACCGCGAGGGGGACACGGTCGTCGTCCTGCTGCCGGCTCGCATGAGCAAGAGCGAGGAGAAGCACTGGGTGGCGGAGATGCTCAGCCGCCTGCAGCGCAGCGAGACCCGCAGGCGCTCGCCCACGCGCACGTCGGACGCGGCCCTGCTGGCGCGGTGCGAGGAGCTGGCGGAGAAGTACCTGGACGGCCTGCAGCCGAGCAGCGTGCGGTGGGTGCCGCCGATGCGCACGAGGTGGGCGTCGTGCACGCCGAGCGAGGGCACGATCAGGATCAGCGAACGGCTGCGCGACGTGCCCGCGTGGGTGCTCGACTACGTGCTGGTGCACGAGCTGGCGCACCTGGAGGTGCCCGGCCACGGCAAGGACTTCTGGCTGCTCGTGCACAGGTACCCGAAGGCGGAACGCGCCATCGGGTACCTGGAAGGCCTCTCCGCCGCGGCGGGCCTCGGGATCACCGAGGAAGACTGA
- a CDS encoding YlbL family protein produces the protein MTEGTDTAVDQAPPPPHAPRRGLTRRTWTLVVSLTVVLALGLLGGFARVPYVALGPGPTYDTLGQVNGGDVVKVDGQETFPTGGHLTMTTVSLTDDVSLFGALGLWISGRYALAPREEFFRPGESEQQVRDQNVKAFQDSQSSAEVAALSYLDYPMKVVAAEITNDTAAATVLEPDDRLLEVNGKQVTTADDVRAALESTKPGDRISLTFERKSERRTATVTLGRTDGRETGFLGVLPLDRADVPFEIKISLTDVGGPSAGLLFALSIVDKLTPGELNGGQSVAGTGEIDDKGQVGRIGGIGFKMVAAREGGATVFLVPAGNCEEAKQHAPEGMRLVKVEKLDDAVQSLESLSKGGDAPSC, from the coding sequence GTGACCGAAGGCACCGACACCGCCGTGGACCAGGCACCACCCCCACCGCACGCGCCGCGGCGCGGCCTGACCCGGCGGACGTGGACCCTCGTGGTCAGCCTCACGGTCGTGCTGGCGCTCGGCCTGCTCGGCGGGTTCGCCCGCGTGCCGTACGTCGCCCTCGGTCCCGGGCCGACCTACGACACGTTGGGCCAGGTCAACGGCGGTGACGTGGTGAAGGTGGACGGTCAGGAGACGTTCCCGACCGGCGGCCACCTCACCATGACCACGGTGTCGCTCACCGACGACGTGTCGCTGTTCGGCGCGCTCGGCCTGTGGATCAGCGGCCGGTACGCGCTGGCGCCGCGCGAGGAGTTCTTCCGGCCCGGCGAGTCCGAGCAGCAGGTCCGCGACCAGAACGTGAAGGCGTTCCAGGACTCGCAGAGCAGCGCCGAGGTGGCCGCGCTGAGCTACCTGGACTACCCGATGAAGGTCGTCGCCGCCGAGATCACCAACGACACCGCGGCCGCCACCGTGCTCGAGCCGGACGACCGGCTGCTGGAGGTCAACGGCAAGCAGGTGACCACGGCCGACGACGTGCGCGCGGCGCTGGAGAGCACGAAGCCGGGCGACCGGATCTCCCTGACCTTCGAGCGCAAGTCCGAGCGCAGGACCGCCACCGTCACCCTCGGCCGCACCGACGGCCGCGAGACCGGTTTCCTCGGCGTGCTGCCGCTGGACCGCGCGGACGTGCCGTTCGAGATCAAGATCAGCCTGACCGACGTCGGCGGACCGTCGGCGGGCCTGCTGTTCGCGCTGTCGATCGTCGACAAGCTCACCCCCGGCGAGCTGAACGGCGGCCAGTCCGTCGCGGGCACCGGCGAGATCGACGACAAGGGGCAGGTCGGCCGCATCGGCGGCATCGGGTTCAAGATGGTCGCCGCCCGGGAAGGCGGCGCCACCGTGTTCCTCGTGCCCGCGGGCAACTGCGAAGAGGCGAAGCAGCACGCCCCGGAGGGCATGCGCCTGGTCAAGGTCGAGAAGCTGGACGACGCCGTGCAGTCCCTGGAGTCGCTGAGCAAGGGCGGCGACGCCCCGAGCTGCTAG
- a CDS encoding DUF5679 domain-containing protein: MAETYNGYCVKCREKRDFTGEVHESNNRRMAKGKCPVCGTTVTRILGKAKV; the protein is encoded by the coding sequence GTGGCCGAGACCTACAACGGCTACTGCGTCAAGTGCCGTGAGAAGCGCGACTTCACGGGCGAGGTGCACGAGAGCAACAACCGCAGGATGGCCAAGGGAAAGTGCCCGGTCTGCGGAACCACGGTGACCCGGATCCTCGGCAAGGCGAAGGTCTGA
- a CDS encoding PPA1309 family protein yields MAGVSASETPPVVLPEVAREVEEFVSTAGWNQPTQLFALVPTAELLAQQPELAGQLDPAASPLTPIAQDSLPDDELDRALAGIVWPDVVHGCALAQEIVVLPPDAEAELTEQELDDEQARRFAAEHPQRREARLVAAVLRDGSAACVLRLRGSVEVPEEVVAHPELAPNLTRALLETLRP; encoded by the coding sequence ATGGCGGGCGTGTCAGCCAGTGAAACGCCACCCGTGGTGCTGCCCGAGGTCGCCCGCGAGGTCGAGGAGTTCGTGTCCACCGCCGGGTGGAACCAGCCGACCCAGCTGTTCGCGCTGGTGCCGACGGCCGAGCTGTTGGCGCAGCAACCCGAGCTGGCGGGCCAGCTCGACCCCGCCGCCTCGCCGTTGACGCCGATCGCGCAGGACTCGCTGCCCGACGACGAGCTGGACCGGGCGCTGGCGGGCATCGTCTGGCCCGACGTCGTGCACGGGTGCGCGTTGGCGCAGGAGATCGTCGTGCTGCCGCCGGACGCGGAGGCCGAGCTGACCGAGCAGGAGCTGGACGACGAGCAGGCGCGCAGGTTCGCCGCCGAGCACCCCCAGCGCCGGGAGGCGCGGCTGGTGGCGGCGGTGCTGCGGGACGGCTCGGCGGCGTGCGTGCTGCGGCTGCGCGGCAGCGTGGAGGTGCCCGAGGAGGTCGTGGCGCACCCCGAACTGGCCCCGAACCTCACCCGCGCCCTGCTGGAGACCCTCCGGCCGTGA